Proteins encoded by one window of Akkermansia muciniphila ATCC BAA-835:
- the metH gene encoding methionine synthase, producing MSRASRTERLDYLKDQLRKRVVILDGAMGTNIQKFRLGEGDYRGERFADAECYPNDLKNNNDLLVLTRPDIILDIHRRFLDTGRTDILETCTFGATSIGQHDYFWHRPEEGSHKDQQYFQEVVDAPELKALVRELNLAAAALARQACDEAEAADGKPRLVAGSIGPMPVTCSLSPDVNDPGFRAVNFRQLRQAYRDQVLALLEGGVDMLLVETIFDTLNAKAALFAIEEIFEEQPESSVPVMVSVTLTDKAGRTLSGQTIEAFWNSIRHVRPFSVGINCALGPDLMRPFAEELSGLADCHMSIYANAGLPNPLSPTGYDLLPADMARFMKEYAEQGLLNIVGGCCGTTPEHIGAIAAAVEGMPPRVPAPQTPALRLSGYEAYNHTREKNTLFVGERCNVAGSPKFARLIREGNYEEAVSIARQQVENGALVLDFCFDDGLIDGPQAMVRFLNLVSAEPDIARVPFMVDSSKWEVLEAGLQCMQGKGIVNSISLKEGEEEFLKKAALIKKYGAAVVVMAFDEQGQAANYEDRVRISRRAYDLLVNRVQFPPEDIIFDPNVLTVGTGIAEHADYALDFFKAAGWISRNLPHAHISGGISNVSFAFRGNNPVREAMHSAFLYHATQQGLDMCIVNAGMLEVYDNIPKDRLELIEDVLLNRRTDATERLTDYAEKLAAEKTGDGKEKKTVQAWREQDVAKRLEYSLIKGITEFVDADTEEAFQELGSPLNVIEGPLMAGMKVVGQLFGDGKMFLPQVVKSARVMKQAVAWLTPYIEADSKGAAKAGKAVIATVKGDVHDIGKNIVGVVLSCNGFEMIDLGVMVHCDTILDRAEAEQADLVMLSGLITPSLEEMSHVAAEMERRGMTIPLMVGGATTSALHTALKIAPHYQGAVVHTEDASQVVPAAASLVGEKKDSYIAAVKARQEELRNNHENKPVRDLLPLEKARELRWKGAEGGYLPPVPARLGPVSIGSLHSSVSCGCCSDDPRYYVTVQELIERMDWTPFFHAWELHGTWDRARREFRTKDPSKAEAAAALYQDALRLLEQAVKENRYQARGVIGIFPANSTASHDDITVWADESRTIPLATLLTQRQQLDKQGKPRLALADFIAPEGVRDYVGAMAVSIHGSRRWAKEWEARNDSYRALLVSSLADRLVEAFAAIAHDKLRLLWNIPEGSGVRPACGYPSQPDHQEKETVFTLLHAREEAGMSLTETWMMQPVSSVCALVFSHPESTYFSVGVTGEDQQEDYASRKRASRP from the coding sequence ATGAGCAGAGCATCCAGAACAGAACGCCTTGATTACCTGAAAGACCAGTTACGTAAAAGGGTTGTCATCCTGGATGGCGCCATGGGCACCAATATCCAAAAATTCAGGCTGGGAGAGGGAGATTACCGCGGAGAACGTTTTGCGGATGCGGAATGCTATCCCAACGATTTAAAGAATAATAACGACCTTCTGGTTCTGACCAGGCCGGATATCATTCTTGATATTCACCGCCGCTTTCTTGACACGGGACGGACGGATATTCTGGAAACCTGCACATTCGGAGCTACCAGCATCGGCCAGCATGATTATTTCTGGCACCGTCCGGAGGAAGGCAGCCACAAGGACCAGCAGTATTTCCAGGAAGTGGTGGACGCCCCCGAATTGAAGGCCCTTGTCCGGGAATTGAATTTGGCGGCAGCCGCACTGGCCCGGCAGGCATGCGACGAAGCGGAAGCTGCAGACGGCAAGCCCCGCCTGGTGGCCGGGTCCATCGGCCCCATGCCCGTCACCTGTTCCCTGTCCCCCGACGTGAATGATCCCGGTTTCCGCGCCGTGAATTTCCGCCAGCTCAGGCAGGCGTACCGGGATCAGGTGCTGGCCCTGCTGGAAGGGGGGGTGGACATGCTGCTGGTGGAGACGATTTTCGACACGCTGAACGCCAAGGCAGCCCTGTTCGCCATTGAAGAAATTTTTGAGGAACAACCGGAAAGCTCTGTTCCGGTCATGGTATCCGTAACGCTGACGGACAAAGCCGGACGCACGCTGTCCGGCCAGACGATTGAAGCATTCTGGAACTCCATCCGCCACGTTCGCCCCTTCTCCGTAGGCATCAATTGCGCCCTGGGGCCGGACCTGATGCGCCCCTTTGCGGAAGAACTGTCCGGACTGGCAGATTGCCACATGTCCATTTATGCGAATGCCGGGCTTCCCAACCCGCTCAGCCCTACCGGCTACGACCTTCTGCCGGCGGATATGGCCCGGTTCATGAAGGAATACGCGGAACAGGGCCTGCTGAACATCGTGGGCGGCTGCTGCGGAACCACTCCGGAGCATATCGGCGCCATTGCGGCTGCCGTGGAAGGAATGCCTCCGCGCGTTCCGGCTCCCCAAACGCCCGCGCTTCGCCTGTCCGGATATGAAGCGTACAACCATACGCGGGAAAAAAACACCCTCTTTGTCGGGGAACGCTGCAATGTGGCGGGTTCCCCCAAATTCGCCCGCCTGATTCGTGAAGGAAATTACGAGGAAGCGGTATCCATTGCCCGGCAGCAGGTGGAAAACGGCGCGCTGGTATTGGATTTCTGTTTTGACGACGGCCTGATCGACGGGCCGCAGGCCATGGTCCGCTTCCTGAACCTTGTTTCCGCAGAGCCGGATATCGCCCGCGTTCCTTTCATGGTGGATTCCTCCAAGTGGGAGGTGCTGGAAGCGGGGCTCCAATGCATGCAGGGCAAGGGAATCGTGAATTCCATTTCTCTGAAGGAGGGGGAAGAAGAATTCCTGAAGAAAGCGGCGCTGATTAAAAAGTACGGCGCAGCGGTCGTGGTCATGGCGTTTGACGAACAGGGACAGGCCGCCAATTACGAGGACCGCGTCCGCATCTCCAGACGGGCCTATGACTTGCTGGTAAACCGGGTGCAGTTTCCTCCGGAAGACATCATTTTTGACCCGAACGTCCTGACCGTAGGCACCGGCATTGCGGAACACGCCGATTACGCTCTTGATTTCTTCAAGGCCGCAGGCTGGATCTCCCGGAACCTGCCGCATGCCCACATTTCCGGCGGCATTTCCAATGTCTCCTTTGCTTTCCGCGGCAACAACCCGGTGCGGGAAGCCATGCATTCCGCTTTCCTGTACCACGCTACGCAGCAGGGGCTGGACATGTGCATCGTGAATGCCGGGATGCTGGAGGTGTACGACAATATTCCCAAGGACAGGCTGGAGCTGATTGAAGACGTTCTGCTGAACCGGAGGACGGACGCCACGGAACGCCTGACGGATTACGCGGAAAAACTGGCTGCGGAAAAAACCGGAGACGGAAAGGAGAAAAAAACCGTACAGGCCTGGAGGGAGCAGGACGTTGCCAAACGTCTGGAATATTCTCTTATCAAGGGCATTACCGAATTTGTTGACGCGGATACGGAGGAGGCTTTTCAGGAGCTGGGGTCTCCGCTGAACGTGATTGAAGGCCCTCTGATGGCCGGCATGAAGGTCGTCGGGCAACTGTTCGGGGACGGCAAAATGTTCCTGCCGCAGGTGGTGAAAAGCGCCCGCGTCATGAAACAGGCTGTAGCCTGGCTCACCCCCTATATAGAAGCGGACAGCAAAGGAGCCGCCAAGGCGGGAAAAGCCGTGATCGCCACCGTGAAGGGGGACGTGCATGACATCGGCAAAAATATCGTCGGCGTGGTGTTGAGCTGCAATGGTTTTGAAATGATTGACCTGGGCGTCATGGTCCATTGCGATACCATTCTGGACCGGGCGGAAGCGGAACAGGCGGACCTGGTGATGCTTTCCGGGCTGATCACCCCTTCCCTGGAAGAGATGTCCCATGTAGCCGCGGAGATGGAACGCCGGGGGATGACCATTCCCCTGATGGTGGGGGGAGCTACGACGTCAGCCCTGCATACGGCCCTGAAAATAGCCCCCCATTATCAAGGAGCCGTGGTGCATACGGAGGATGCCTCCCAGGTGGTTCCCGCAGCCGCCTCCCTGGTGGGAGAAAAAAAGGATTCCTACATTGCCGCCGTGAAGGCCCGGCAGGAGGAATTGCGCAACAATCATGAAAACAAACCCGTCCGGGACCTCCTGCCCCTGGAGAAAGCCAGGGAATTGCGCTGGAAGGGAGCGGAAGGCGGCTATCTCCCCCCCGTTCCCGCCCGTCTTGGCCCGGTTTCCATCGGCAGCCTGCACAGCTCCGTAAGCTGCGGCTGCTGCAGTGACGATCCACGTTATTACGTAACTGTTCAGGAGCTTATCGAGCGCATGGACTGGACGCCTTTTTTCCACGCCTGGGAGCTGCACGGCACATGGGACCGCGCCCGCCGGGAGTTCCGCACCAAAGACCCGTCCAAGGCTGAGGCGGCCGCGGCGCTGTACCAGGACGCCCTCCGCTTGCTGGAACAGGCCGTGAAGGAAAACCGCTACCAGGCGCGCGGCGTCATAGGCATTTTCCCGGCCAATTCAACAGCCAGCCATGACGACATCACCGTCTGGGCTGATGAATCCAGAACCATTCCCCTGGCTACGCTGCTGACGCAGCGCCAGCAACTGGACAAACAGGGGAAACCCCGGCTGGCGCTGGCGGACTTCATCGCTCCCGAAGGCGTCAGGGATTACGTGGGGGCCATGGCGGTCAGCATCCACGGCTCCCGCCGCTGGGCAAAGGAATGGGAAGCCAGAAACGACTCCTACCGCGCCCTGCTGGTCAGCTCTCTGGCGGACCGCCTGGTGGAGGCTTTCGCGGCCATCGCCCATGACAAGCTGCGCCTTTTGTGGAATATTCCGGAAGGGTCCGGCGTGCGACCTGCCTGCGGGTACCCCAGCCAGCCGGACCACCAGGAAAAGGAAACCGTCTTCACCCTGCTCCACGCCCGGGAGGAAGCGGGCATGAGCCTGACGGAAACATGGATGATGCAGCCCGTTTCTTCCGTCTGCGCCCTCGTCTTCTCCCATCCGGAAAGCACTTATTTCTCCGTGGGCGTCACCGGGGAAGACCAGCAGGAGGATTACGCCTCCAGAAAACGGGCCTCCCGGCCCTGA
- a CDS encoding TIGR02206 family membrane protein yields the protein MNGVPPLEFAGVSHWAALAVLLAAGACILELGQSYKKTVRNRTTFWLGAACLFSLVPDLAAMLADEPEKNWTWMLPLHFCSVMQVVCALSLWIPSRRLRSVAYYCVLCATLQGLVTPSVAHDFPSWTYFAFFLSHGVTVITALYLPLALEWKPARWDFLWAFLLANAYLVAIHPVNMLLGTNYGFTVATPAGGSVLDFLGPWPWYLLWMQVPALALMYLLTLPFRRYPRGRTGSSLFRH from the coding sequence ATGAATGGCGTCCCTCCACTGGAATTCGCAGGGGTTTCCCACTGGGCGGCCCTGGCCGTCCTCCTGGCGGCGGGAGCCTGCATCCTGGAGCTGGGGCAGTCCTACAAGAAAACCGTCAGAAACCGCACTACCTTCTGGCTGGGGGCGGCCTGCCTGTTCAGCCTGGTTCCCGACCTGGCCGCCATGCTGGCCGATGAACCGGAAAAGAACTGGACATGGATGCTCCCCCTGCATTTCTGCTCCGTCATGCAGGTGGTGTGCGCCCTGAGCCTGTGGATACCCTCCCGGCGGCTGCGCTCCGTGGCCTATTACTGCGTGCTGTGCGCCACCCTCCAGGGGCTGGTGACTCCTTCCGTGGCCCATGATTTCCCCTCATGGACGTATTTTGCCTTTTTCCTTTCCCACGGCGTGACAGTCATCACGGCGCTTTACCTGCCTCTGGCTCTGGAATGGAAGCCGGCGCGCTGGGACTTCCTGTGGGCTTTTTTGCTGGCGAATGCGTACCTGGTGGCCATTCATCCCGTCAACATGCTCCTGGGAACCAATTACGGGTTTACCGTGGCCACTCCCGCCGGAGGGTCCGTGCTGGACTTTCTCGGGCCATGGCCCTGGTACCTGCTGTGGATGCAGGTTCCGGCGCTGGCGCTGATGTATCTGCTCACGCTCCCCTTCCGCCGTTATCCCAGAGGCCGCACGGGCAGTTCCCTGTTCCGCCATTGA
- a CDS encoding aspartate kinase: MALIVQKFGGSSVGTIDRIRNVARRIHETAREGNQVVAVVSAMSGVTDKLIGLARELSETPCERELDVLMATGEQQSIALLCMALHELGEKAMSFTGAQAGITTFGSHTRGRIHSIDPTLMNKYLQEGNILICAGFQGVTEEGMVQTLGRGGSDLSAIAIAAALKADVCQIFTDVDGVYTCDPRVVKDAKKIQTLSYDEMLEMASNGSKVMQSRSVEFAKKFGVVFEVRNSMNNNPGTIVQEETPSMEAVVIRGISIDRNQARVTITGIPDQIGYTAQILGALAEAEINLDMILANTAHDGYVRQSFTMPSNELGRAQAALKPVMAALGSTVKVETEAGLAKLSLVGIGMRSHSGVGATAFKALADANIKTGMISTSEIKIAVMVDESDIEEAARVVHKAFNLGA, translated from the coding sequence ATGGCTCTTATCGTTCAAAAATTCGGGGGCAGCTCCGTCGGCACCATTGACCGCATCCGCAATGTAGCGCGCCGCATCCATGAAACCGCCAGGGAAGGCAACCAGGTGGTCGCCGTCGTTTCCGCCATGAGCGGCGTGACGGACAAGCTGATCGGGCTTGCCAGGGAATTGTCTGAAACGCCTTGCGAACGTGAACTTGACGTGCTGATGGCCACCGGCGAACAGCAGTCCATCGCCCTGCTCTGCATGGCCCTGCATGAACTGGGTGAAAAAGCCATGTCCTTTACGGGGGCGCAGGCCGGAATCACCACCTTCGGCAGCCACACGCGGGGGCGCATCCACAGCATTGACCCGACGCTGATGAACAAGTACCTGCAGGAAGGCAACATCCTTATCTGCGCCGGCTTTCAGGGGGTTACGGAAGAAGGAATGGTCCAGACGCTGGGCCGCGGAGGTTCCGACCTCTCCGCCATCGCCATCGCGGCCGCTCTGAAAGCGGACGTGTGCCAGATTTTTACAGATGTGGACGGCGTCTATACCTGTGACCCCCGCGTGGTCAAAGACGCCAAGAAGATACAAACCCTTTCATATGACGAGATGCTGGAAATGGCTTCCAACGGGTCCAAGGTGATGCAGTCGCGTTCCGTGGAATTCGCCAAAAAATTCGGTGTCGTCTTTGAAGTTCGCAACTCCATGAACAACAACCCCGGTACAATCGTGCAAGAAGAAACTCCCTCCATGGAAGCCGTCGTCATCCGCGGCATTTCCATTGACCGCAACCAGGCCCGCGTCACCATTACCGGCATTCCGGACCAAATCGGCTACACGGCCCAGATACTGGGCGCCCTGGCAGAAGCGGAAATCAACCTGGATATGATTCTGGCCAATACTGCCCACGACGGCTATGTCCGCCAGTCCTTTACGATGCCCTCCAACGAACTGGGCCGCGCCCAAGCCGCCCTTAAACCGGTCATGGCCGCCCTCGGCTCCACCGTCAAGGTGGAAACGGAAGCGGGGCTGGCCAAGCTTTCCCTGGTCGGCATCGGCATGCGTTCCCACTCAGGCGTGGGAGCCACCGCTTTCAAGGCCCTGGCGGACGCCAACATCAAGACCGGCATGATTTCCACCTCGGAAATCAAGATTGCCGTGATGGTGGACGAATCCGATATTGAGGAAGCGGCCCGGGTCGTACATAAGGCGTTCAACCTGGGAGCCTGA
- a CDS encoding threonine/serine ThrE exporter family protein → MQHTDQIQALSEFLLEYATTLMGAGVHTNRAVRNISRIASAYGYSADMTIFQRNITMSLICKDDETLRRTSVRKLKPLAFNLNLIQQLSELSWLPVDNNVSIAEMEQAFRSMVRTKRFSRWTDLLLVSVGNAAFCRLFNGDLWAMLTVFAATMLGFLAKQQLTRLKYNPLGVIILSAFTASMAAACAVLFQIGSTPQIALAASVLFLVPGVQMINSIMDLMHGHILMGISRGIHSIMMIACIAIGLSATMLIVGVNSL, encoded by the coding sequence ATGCAGCATACCGACCAGATACAGGCCCTTTCGGAATTCCTGCTGGAATACGCCACCACCCTCATGGGCGCGGGGGTGCACACCAACCGCGCCGTGCGCAACATTTCCCGCATTGCCTCCGCGTACGGATACAGCGCGGACATGACCATTTTCCAGCGCAATATCACCATGAGCCTGATCTGCAAGGATGACGAGACGCTGCGCCGCACCTCCGTCCGGAAACTGAAACCCCTGGCGTTCAACCTGAACCTGATCCAGCAGCTCAGTGAATTGAGCTGGCTCCCGGTGGACAACAACGTCAGCATTGCGGAAATGGAACAGGCATTCCGCTCCATGGTGCGCACCAAAAGATTTTCCCGCTGGACGGACCTGCTCCTGGTCAGCGTAGGCAACGCCGCCTTCTGCCGCCTGTTTAACGGAGACCTGTGGGCCATGCTGACCGTGTTCGCCGCCACCATGCTGGGCTTTCTGGCCAAGCAGCAGCTTACCCGGTTGAAATACAACCCGCTGGGGGTCATCATCCTTTCCGCCTTCACCGCTTCCATGGCAGCCGCGTGCGCCGTCCTTTTCCAGATAGGCTCCACGCCGCAGATCGCCCTGGCAGCCAGCGTCCTGTTCCTGGTGCCCGGCGTCCAGATGATCAACTCCATCATGGACCTGATGCACGGCCACATCCTGATGGGCATCTCCCGCGGCATCCATTCCATCATGATGATTGCCTGCATCGCCATCGGCCTCTCCGCAACCATGCTCATCGTAGGGGTAAACAGCTTATGA
- a CDS encoding thioredoxin family protein: MKQGLFILVCGLLAAGLTGCDDSSERRARYAEKKPAPRPLERTFDPPKKVLPPSKPKKKAPVWMDYKGEDMRQLTELSGRKVLLVFYASWSRPAMDYVQAVKSYAESQDGKAFAVLIDADAYPDIARKYGLEAVPLTVLYLEGMKLKDMVGGITAPRLNELIEQTIRVQ; this comes from the coding sequence ATGAAACAGGGCTTGTTCATATTGGTCTGCGGTTTGCTGGCGGCCGGCCTGACCGGGTGCGACGATTCCAGTGAACGGCGCGCCCGTTATGCGGAAAAAAAGCCCGCTCCGCGCCCTCTGGAAAGGACGTTTGACCCTCCCAAAAAAGTCCTCCCTCCTTCAAAACCTAAGAAAAAGGCCCCCGTATGGATGGATTACAAAGGTGAGGACATGCGGCAGCTTACGGAATTATCCGGCCGCAAGGTGCTCCTTGTTTTTTACGCTTCGTGGAGCCGCCCGGCCATGGATTACGTCCAGGCGGTAAAATCTTATGCCGAATCGCAGGACGGCAAGGCGTTTGCCGTGTTGATTGATGCGGATGCCTATCCGGACATAGCTCGCAAATATGGCCTGGAAGCCGTCCCTCTGACGGTTCTGTATCTGGAAGGGATGAAGCTGAAGGATATGGTCGGCGGCATTACTGCGCCGCGCCTGAACGAACTGATTGAGCAGACGATACGGGTGCAATAG
- a CDS encoding NADase-type glycan-binding domain-containing protein, with the protein MRLATLIWLAGIACCVPGMAAEPQQKEQTAAEKADRPRQQEISFQCIAPVPGLPVPMDLTQADGIRLNALDVTVSLKQHQAFLIYTCALDIPRGIRGKTISVGVPFQYEPPDEQANAARQEPIRSLPFTKAVQDVVTSVDDLKCDFSLVEGRHLQADAPSMFPIAGITHWLVAQVPNKAGIHVLTFQFSVPYTQDVAITPEPKVHMGEPRLTLLTSPVITWTGGTPRAVVNVYSSEMTNQSVKLDPSADAKSIMTTPKGVYTWSLLGADGRPYAPSLVLTPGPGWVLDKDGRMTVRGERGVLTDQYDVTASSTLDRDPYGVPCSPDNLKKSSGYWAESVSGDGQGETLEIRLRKPGRLLGIMLETGISPVTDPEKDSEARRHPNIAYSMFSRPKGIQVTLNGTYTFDATLRDDWTPQIVVPPYYRQPVHTIKIRINSIYRGTGTSDTYIGILKPIIQ; encoded by the coding sequence ATGAGATTGGCTACCCTGATCTGGCTGGCCGGCATTGCATGCTGCGTGCCGGGCATGGCCGCCGAACCCCAGCAGAAGGAACAGACCGCCGCGGAAAAAGCGGACCGCCCCCGCCAGCAGGAGATATCCTTTCAATGCATCGCTCCGGTTCCCGGCTTGCCCGTTCCCATGGATTTGACGCAGGCGGACGGAATCCGGCTGAACGCGCTGGACGTTACTGTTTCCCTGAAGCAGCACCAGGCTTTCCTCATTTACACCTGCGCGCTGGATATTCCCAGGGGAATCAGGGGGAAAACCATTTCCGTAGGCGTGCCGTTCCAGTACGAACCGCCTGATGAACAGGCCAATGCCGCCAGGCAGGAACCCATACGCAGCCTCCCTTTTACGAAAGCGGTGCAGGACGTCGTCACATCCGTGGATGATCTGAAATGTGATTTTTCCCTGGTGGAGGGGCGGCATCTCCAGGCGGACGCTCCCTCCATGTTTCCCATTGCCGGCATAACTCACTGGCTGGTGGCCCAGGTTCCCAACAAGGCGGGAATCCATGTTCTTACCTTCCAGTTCTCCGTTCCTTATACGCAGGACGTTGCCATTACGCCGGAACCGAAGGTCCACATGGGGGAACCGCGCCTGACGCTGCTTACCTCTCCGGTAATAACCTGGACAGGGGGCACCCCCAGGGCGGTGGTCAATGTGTACAGCTCGGAGATGACCAACCAGTCCGTCAAGCTGGATCCCTCCGCGGATGCCAAATCCATCATGACGACGCCCAAAGGCGTTTATACCTGGTCTTTGCTGGGAGCGGACGGCAGGCCCTACGCTCCCTCCTTGGTGCTTACTCCGGGGCCCGGGTGGGTGCTGGACAAGGATGGGCGGATGACCGTCCGCGGAGAAAGGGGCGTCCTGACGGACCAGTATGACGTGACTGCCAGCTCCACCCTGGACAGGGACCCCTACGGGGTTCCATGTTCCCCGGACAATCTGAAAAAAAGTTCCGGCTATTGGGCGGAAAGCGTTTCCGGGGACGGCCAGGGGGAAACCCTGGAGATCAGGCTCAGGAAACCCGGCCGGCTGCTGGGAATCATGCTGGAGACCGGCATTTCCCCGGTGACCGACCCGGAAAAGGATTCGGAAGCCCGGAGGCACCCGAATATTGCCTACTCCATGTTCAGCCGCCCCAAAGGCATTCAGGTGACGCTGAACGGAACTTATACTTTTGACGCCACGCTGCGGGATGACTGGACTCCGCAGATTGTCGTGCCTCCGTATTACAGGCAGCCTGTGCACACCATCAAAATCAGGATTAATTCCATTTATCGCGGAACAGGGACATCGGACACCTACATCGGCATCCTCAAGCCGATTATACAATAA
- a CDS encoding threonine/serine exporter family protein, with the protein MNPDLISSILLDGLMAAIAATGFAVISNPPRRAIAVSAVLAAVGHAFRFYMLHSWTIDISSATFIAAFTIGMLGVMTAKLVKCPAEIFAFPSLLPMIPGVYAYKTILALMQFMQENQDAAVMNRLIVDICKNGITAFFIIFSLVIGVAIPMLMFKRLSYTRIIKPGH; encoded by the coding sequence ATGAATCCGGATCTTATTTCCTCCATCCTTCTGGACGGGCTGATGGCCGCCATTGCCGCCACGGGATTTGCCGTCATCTCCAATCCGCCCAGGCGCGCCATTGCCGTTTCCGCCGTTCTGGCGGCCGTCGGCCACGCTTTCCGCTTTTACATGCTGCACTCCTGGACCATTGACATTTCCAGCGCCACCTTCATTGCCGCCTTCACCATAGGCATGCTGGGCGTCATGACGGCCAAGCTGGTGAAGTGCCCGGCGGAAATATTCGCTTTCCCTTCCCTGCTTCCCATGATTCCCGGCGTGTACGCCTATAAGACCATCCTGGCCCTGATGCAGTTTATGCAGGAGAACCAGGACGCGGCCGTCATGAACCGTCTGATTGTGGACATCTGCAAAAACGGCATCACCGCCTTCTTCATCATCTTTTCGCTGGTTATCGGAGTAGCCATACCCATGCTGATGTTCAAACGGTTGAGCTATACACGCATCATCAAGCCGGGGCATTGA
- a CDS encoding homoserine dehydrogenase: protein MTEKPIQLGLAGLGTVGSGVYETLCRNHALLEARSKIPFRLKRIAVRNLEKPRETVVPRELLTDDWQDLVNDPEIDIIIELIGGTRQAYDLVTLALRAGKPVVTGNKALLAEYGAEIFKLSAEMGTPIYFEASAGGGIPIIQSLQNSLICNHINSIVGIINGTSNYILSAMGEHGADYADALAQAQKLGFAEEDPSLDVNGWDAAHKALILAMLAYGTTISPDKIYVRGIENITSRDFEFAKKLGYTIKLLVVIRYHEGQEDALELRVQPCFVHDWHILASVNGVFNAISVNGDIVGETLFYGRGAGKNPTASAVISDIITAMRESRYPEYHTGFNPYAKACGIMHINDTVTPYYVRFQVADQPGVIAEIARILATFGIGISATSSAPSHIDEGGAPWNDLVFILHSCPWGQLQKALEEITRISCVAAEPRVLRIEHLLPQS from the coding sequence ATGACGGAAAAACCTATACAACTTGGGCTTGCCGGGCTGGGAACGGTCGGTTCCGGCGTTTATGAAACGCTGTGCCGCAATCACGCCCTTCTGGAAGCCCGGAGCAAGATTCCTTTCAGGCTCAAGCGCATCGCCGTGCGCAACCTGGAAAAGCCCAGGGAAACCGTCGTTCCCCGGGAACTGCTGACGGACGATTGGCAGGATTTGGTAAACGACCCGGAGATAGACATCATTATTGAGCTGATTGGCGGAACGCGCCAGGCTTACGATCTGGTGACGCTGGCCCTCCGTGCCGGCAAGCCCGTCGTTACGGGGAACAAGGCTCTTCTGGCCGAATATGGAGCGGAGATTTTCAAGCTTTCCGCGGAAATGGGCACCCCCATTTATTTCGAAGCGTCCGCCGGCGGCGGCATCCCCATTATCCAGAGCTTGCAGAATTCCCTGATTTGCAACCACATCAATTCCATTGTGGGCATTATCAACGGAACGTCCAACTATATTCTCTCCGCCATGGGGGAACACGGGGCCGATTACGCGGACGCCCTGGCCCAGGCCCAGAAGCTGGGCTTCGCGGAAGAAGACCCCTCCCTGGACGTCAACGGCTGGGACGCCGCCCATAAGGCGCTCATCCTGGCGATGCTGGCCTACGGAACAACCATTTCCCCGGATAAAATTTACGTCAGAGGCATTGAGAATATCACCAGCCGGGATTTCGAATTTGCCAAAAAACTGGGCTATACCATCAAGCTCCTTGTCGTCATCCGCTACCATGAGGGGCAGGAAGACGCTCTGGAACTGCGTGTCCAGCCCTGTTTTGTCCATGACTGGCATATCCTGGCTTCCGTGAACGGCGTGTTCAACGCTATTTCCGTCAACGGGGACATTGTGGGGGAAACGCTGTTTTACGGCCGGGGAGCGGGCAAGAACCCCACAGCTTCCGCCGTCATCAGCGACATCATCACCGCCATGCGCGAAAGCCGCTATCCGGAATACCATACGGGCTTCAATCCCTATGCCAAGGCCTGCGGGATCATGCATATCAATGATACGGTCACTCCGTATTACGTCCGCTTCCAGGTAGCGGACCAGCCGGGAGTCATTGCGGAAATAGCCCGCATTCTGGCCACCTTCGGCATCGGCATTTCCGCCACCTCTTCCGCTCCCAGCCATATTGATGAAGGCGGAGCCCCCTGGAACGACCTCGTTTTCATCCTCCATTCCTGCCCGTGGGGCCAGCTCCAGAAGGCTCTGGAGGAAATAACCCGCATTTCCTGCGTGGCGGCGGAGCCCCGTGTCCTGCGCATAGAACATCTTCTTCCTCAATCCTAA